The genomic window GGCGCGCACCACCGTATTGCGGGACACATTCAGCGACGCCGCCAGGTCGCGGCTGGCCGGCAGGCGCGAACGGGCCGCCAGGCGGCCATCGAGAATGCGCTCGCGCAATGCCTGGAACAGCTGCAGCCCGAGCGGGCGCGCTGGGTCGAGGCAGATACCGGACGGGTTGAAGGGCAACGGCACGCTCATGGCGTCAACTTCCAGGACAGCGACAATGGTTCCTTTGATTTCACCATGAATGGCTCTTTAGCAGAACCAATTCCCGACCTAGGCTGGAGGCATTCCAACGCACACAAGGTCGTCACCATGTCTTCCGCCGTCGAGATCCGCCCGATCACCGCTGCCGATCATGCCGCCTGGCTACCGCTCTGGCAGGGCTACCAGCGCTTCTACAAGACCACCATCGAGGAGGCCACCACGGCCGTCACCTGGCAGCGGTTCCTCGATGCCGCCGAACCGATGCACGCCGCCCTCGCCTGGCGCGACGGCGTCGCCATCGGCCTGGTGCACTTCATCTACCACCGCTCCTGCTGGACCCAGGGCGACTACGTCTACCTGCAGGACCTGTACGTCGCCGAAGGCCAGCGCGGCGGCGGCATCGGCGCGGCACTGATCGAGCACGTGTACGCCGACGCCCGCGCCAACGGCGCCTCGCGGGTGCACTGGCTGACCCACGAGAGCAATACCGACGCCATGTTCCTCTACGACCGGATCGCCGACCGTTCCGGGTTCGTCCAGTACCGCAAGATCTTCTGAGCCGGAGCGCCCATGAACGAGCAACCCCTGCTGAACTGGCACCCCGCCGCCAGCCCGGAACGCCGCACCCTCACCGGCCGCTACATCAACCTGGTGCCGCTGGACGCCGCCCTCCACGGCGACGACCTGTGGCAGGCGCTACAAGGGCGGGACTGCGACCCCGCGCTGTGGGACTACCTGCCCTATGGCCCCTTCCCCGAACGCGCGCCCTTCGACGCCTGGCTGGCGGGCAATGCGGCCAGCAACGACCCGCTGTTCTTCGCCGTTATCGACCGCGAGAGCGGCCGCGCGGTGGGCCTGCTCAGCTACCTGCGGATCTTCCCCAGGGACGGCAGCATCGAGATCGGCCACATCGCCTATGGCCGCGTGATGCAGCGCTCGCCGGCCTCCACCGAGGCGGTGTACCTGCTGGCCCGGTGGGCCTTCGAGATGCGCTACCGCCGCCTGGAATGGAAGTGCAACGCGCTCAACGCCCGCTCCATGCGCGCCGCCGAGCGCCTGGGCTTCGTCTACGAGGGCACCTTCCGCCAGGCCACCGTGGTCAAGGACCGCAACCGCGACACCGCCTGGTTCTCCATCATCGACAGCGAGTGGCCACGCTGCGAGCAAGCCTTCGAGGCCTGGCTGGGCGCCTCCAACTTCGATGGCCAGGGACGACAGCGGACGCAGCTGGCAGACCTGCGCCTGCGCTGATCTTTTCATTCTCCGGGAACTGCCTGCGACGCAAAGGATCGGTGATACTGAAACTTTCGCATCGCAGTCCCGGAGACCACCATGAGCAGCGATATCCAGACTCCCCGCGTCGAGCAGGTACAGATCGATCAACTGTCCTGCTGGCGCATCCACACCGCCCATGGTGAAGCCCTGATCGCCCAGCAGGGCGCGCAACTGCTGAGCTACCAACCCCACGAGCAGCCGCCGCTGGTGTGGCTGAGCGAGACGGCCGAATACCGCCACGGACAATCCGTGCGCGGCGGCGCACCGGTGTGCTGGCCCTGGTTCGGCGTGTTCGAACGCAACCCGGTGGACATCCGTACCGCCTACACCGGCGACAAGCCCCCGGCCCACGGCCTGGTGCGCGCGGTGGACTGGCAACTGGACGATATCGCCGACGAGCAGGGGCAACTGGCCGTGCACTTCAGCTTCGATGCCAGCAACGGCCTGCCCGGCTGGCCGCATTCGGCGCGGCTGGAGCTGGTGATGCGCTTCGGCGAGCGCCTGCGCCTGGAGATGACCACCCACAACCTGGGCGACAAACCGTTGCCGCTGACCCAGGCGCTGCACACCTATTTCGCCGTCAGCGACTGCCGCCAGGCCAGCATCGAAGGCCTGCAGGGCAATCGCTACCTGGACGCCATGGAGAACTGGGAAGAGCGCCAGCAGCACGGCGTGGTCCGCTTCACCGGCGAGACCGACCGCGTCTACCTGGACGTGGACAAGACCCTGGTGATCCACGATCCGCTGTGGGAGCGCGGCATCCACGTCAAGGGTGATGGCTCGCGCTCGGCGGTGGTGTGGAACCCGTGGATCGACAAGGCCGCGCGCCTGTCGCAGATGCCCGACGACGCCTGGACCGGGATGCTCTGCATCGAGACCGCACGGGTGATGGACGACGCCATGAGCGTGGCGCCGGGGCGCAGCGAGACGATGAGCGTGGAAATCTGGAGTGAGCCGCTGAGCCAGTAAACACTCGACGGCCCCAGGTGATGTAGGAGCGGACTCCGTCCGCGATTGAAAAGGTGCCAGGGCGGTTCGCGAGCAAGCTCGCTCCTACAGAGTGGCACTGGTGCGCTTTGCGTAGGAGCGAGCTTGCTCGCGAACCTGATGCCGTGCCGGCCTTGCGACGGATCGGGGACGGAGTTCGCTCCCACGAAAGCCCGCTCTTACAGGTCGCTCTCTTTCACCGAGCGCGCTTTGGCATCGTCAATGACGTCGGCCAGCCCCGTAGGGCGCAAAACGCGCCAGCGTTATCCGCCGCGGACGATCCGGCGCATAACCTGTTCCAGGTTATTTTCCCTACGTTCCGAGGCCTGCTACGGGTAGGACTCCGTCCGCGATTGAAAGGGTGCCAGCGCGGTTCGCGAGCAAGCTCGCTCCGACAGAGAGGTACCGGTGCGCTTTGCGTAGGAGCGAGCTTGCTCGCGAACCTGATGCCGTGCCGGTATTGCCGACGGATCGCGGACGGAGTCCGCTCCTACGAAAGCCCGCTCTTACAGGTCGCTCTCCTCCACCGGCCGCACCTTGGCGTCGTCGATGGCGTAGGCCGCGTCGGCCAGGTCGTTGCTGACCTTCTCGACCTTCAGGGTGCCGCTGACCCAGATCGGGCTGTAGATGTCGTCGATCCGGATGCCCTTGGGGTAGCGCACCAGCACGATCTGGTTCGGCGGCGGCGGCGGCACGTGGATGCAGGCGCCCGGGTAAGGCACCAGGAAGAATTCGGTGACGCGGCCCTTGGCGTCATTTTCCAGCGGCACCGGGTAACCGCCCAGGCGCAACGCCTTGCCGTTCAGCGCAGCGACGGTCTTGGTGGAATACATCACCTGCGGCAGCTTCTTGTCGGTCTGTTTCAGGCCGCCCTTGTTGGTGAAGGTGCCGTTGGCCTCGGGGCCGTTGTGGCTGATCTCCGGCATATCCTCCAGCGCCTTGCGGTCGCTGGGCGGCATCAGGGACAGCCAGTCGGTTTCGGGGAGTTCGGCGGCGGAGGCCAGGGAAGTCAGCAGTATCAGACAGCAGGCGAGCAGTGGTCGGCGCATCGTGGACTCGAAGGGCCCGGTCGGGCACAGGCGGTAAGGGCTTCCTGCGCCCTCCCCCGTGGCGGGAGAGGGGCGGAAATCACCGTCAATTCTTCTTGATCAGCCCGTAAATGACCAGCAGCACGATGGCGCCGATCACCGCGCCGATGAAACCTGCCGCCTGCCCGGCCGCGTAGATGCCCAGCGCCTGGCCGCCGTAGGTGGCCAGCAGCGAGCCGCCGATGCCGATCAGGATGGTCATGATCCAGCCCATGCTGTCATCGCCCGGCTTGATGAAGCGCGCGATGAGTCCGACGATCAGGCCAATGACGATGGTTCCGATGAAGCCCATGACAGTCCCTCCTTGTGGGTTGAGCGCGGTAAGTGCGCGCCTGTCATGGGACAGTGTAGGAAACGCCAGCGTTCCGTGTATCGCCGCGATCCAGAGCGACCGGGCGTGTTTCGCGGGCCTTACAGGGCCGTTGCTGCGCCCATGAAAAAAGCCGCGTCAGTGAATGACGCGGCTTTCATCGGTCGCCTCGATCGTCCCGCCGTCAGGCCTTGGCGATCAGTGCCTCGACCTCGGCGATGCGCGCCTTCAGGGTCGGCAGGTCGGCGCTGCGCAGGGTGGCATGACCGACCTTGCGCCCGGCCTTGAAGGCCTTGCCGTAGTGGTGCAGGTGGCAGTCGGCGACGTTCAGCACCTCGGCCACCGGCGGTACTTCGCCGATGAAGTTGAGCATGGCGCTCTCGCCGACTTTGGCGGTCGAGCCCAGCGGCAGGCCGGCGATGGCCCGTACGTGGTTCTCGAACTGGCTGCACTCGGCGCCTTCGATGGTCCAGTGACCGGAGTTGTGCACCCGCGGGGCGATCTCGTTGGCCTTCAGGCCGCCGTCGACCTCGAAGAATTCGAAGGCCAGCACGCCGACATAGTCCAGCTTGTCCAGCACGCGGCCGACGTAGTCCTCGGCCAGCGCCTGCAACGGGTGGTCGGTGCTCGCCACGGAAAGGCGCAGGATGCCGTTCTCGTGGGTGTTGTGCACCAGCGGGTAGAAGCGCGTCTCGCCATCGCGGGCGCGCACCGCCACCAGCGACACTTCGCCGGTGAAGGGCACGAAGCCTTCGAGGATGCAGGGCACGCTGCCCAGTTCGGCGAAGGCGCCGCTGACGTCCTCGGCCTTGCGCAGGACCTTCTGGCCCTTGCCGTCGTAGCCCAGGGTGCGGGTCTTCATCACCGCCGGCAGGCCGATGCTGGCCACCGCGGCGTCGAGGTCGGCCTGGGACTGCACGTCGGCGAAGGCCGGGGTCGGGATGCCCAGGTCCTTGAACATGGACTTCTCGAACCAGCGGTCGCGGGCGATGCGCAGCGACTCGGCGTTCGGGTAGACCGGCACGAACTGCGAGAGGAAGGCCACGGTCTCGGCCGGCACGCTCTCGAATTCGAAGGTCACCAGGTCGACTTCATCGGCCAGCTGGCGCAGATGGTCCTGGTCGCTGTAGTCAGCGCGGATGTGCTCGCCCAGGGCTTGCGCGCAGGCGTCCGGCGCCGGGTCGAGGAAGGCGAAGTTCATGCCCAGCGGAGTGCCCGCCAGGGACAGCATGCGGCCCAGCTGGCCGCCACCGATGACACCGATCTTCATGGTCGTACTCAGGCCTCGCGCGGATCGGGATTGTCCAGCACCGTCTCGGTCTGGGTGGCGCGGAATTGCTTCAGCGCCTCGTGGTACTGGGGATACTTGGCGCCCAGGATGCTGGCGGACAGCAGGGCGGCGTTGGTCGCGCCGGCCTTGCCGATGGCCAGGGTGGCGACCGGCACGCCCGCGGGCATCTGCACGATGGAGAGCAGCGAATCGACGCCCGAGAGCATGGAAGACTGCACCGGCACGCCGAGCACCGGCAGGTGGGTCTTGGCGGCGCACATGCCCGGCAGGTGGGCGGCACCGCCGGCGCCGGCGATGATCACTTCGATGCCACGGCCATCGGCCTCTTCGGCGTACTGGAAGAGCAGATCCGGCGTGCGGTGGGCGGACACCACCTTCACTTCGTACGGAATGCCGAGCTTGTCCAGCATGTCTGCGGTGTGGCTCAGGGTGCTCCAGTCGGATTTCGACCCCATGATCACGCCAACCAGTGCGCTCATCGTCGTGCCTCTCTCAAGTGCGCTCTTGGGCGCGTCAGAAACCAACAAGCCACGACTCCGTGAGGGCGTGGCTTGTACGTGGCCAAACCGGCGGGCAGTGCCGGCTTGAAGGCGGCGCAGTATACCGCAAAGACCGTGGCGCAGTGCACTGGGCATGACCGTTGGTCCCGAATTCGTCATTCCGGCACCGACACGCCCGACGACGGCTTCGGAATCGACCTCGGAAAAGCTTGCCTCAG from Pseudomonas sp. GCEP-101 includes these protein-coding regions:
- the purE gene encoding 5-(carboxyamino)imidazole ribonucleotide mutase translates to MSALVGVIMGSKSDWSTLSHTADMLDKLGIPYEVKVVSAHRTPDLLFQYAEEADGRGIEVIIAGAGGAAHLPGMCAAKTHLPVLGVPVQSSMLSGVDSLLSIVQMPAGVPVATLAIGKAGATNAALLSASILGAKYPQYHEALKQFRATQTETVLDNPDPREA
- a CDS encoding DUF3299 domain-containing protein encodes the protein MRRPLLACCLILLTSLASAAELPETDWLSLMPPSDRKALEDMPEISHNGPEANGTFTNKGGLKQTDKKLPQVMYSTKTVAALNGKALRLGGYPVPLENDAKGRVTEFFLVPYPGACIHVPPPPPNQIVLVRYPKGIRIDDIYSPIWVSGTLKVEKVSNDLADAAYAIDDAKVRPVEESDL
- a CDS encoding GNAT family N-acetyltransferase; the encoded protein is MSSAVEIRPITAADHAAWLPLWQGYQRFYKTTIEEATTAVTWQRFLDAAEPMHAALAWRDGVAIGLVHFIYHRSCWTQGDYVYLQDLYVAEGQRGGGIGAALIEHVYADARANGASRVHWLTHESNTDAMFLYDRIADRSGFVQYRKIF
- a CDS encoding GNAT family N-acetyltransferase, with the protein product MNEQPLLNWHPAASPERRTLTGRYINLVPLDAALHGDDLWQALQGRDCDPALWDYLPYGPFPERAPFDAWLAGNAASNDPLFFAVIDRESGRAVGLLSYLRIFPRDGSIEIGHIAYGRVMQRSPASTEAVYLLARWAFEMRYRRLEWKCNALNARSMRAAERLGFVYEGTFRQATVVKDRNRDTAWFSIIDSEWPRCEQAFEAWLGASNFDGQGRQRTQLADLRLR
- a CDS encoding 5-(carboxyamino)imidazole ribonucleotide synthase, producing MKIGVIGGGQLGRMLSLAGTPLGMNFAFLDPAPDACAQALGEHIRADYSDQDHLRQLADEVDLVTFEFESVPAETVAFLSQFVPVYPNAESLRIARDRWFEKSMFKDLGIPTPAFADVQSQADLDAAVASIGLPAVMKTRTLGYDGKGQKVLRKAEDVSGAFAELGSVPCILEGFVPFTGEVSLVAVRARDGETRFYPLVHNTHENGILRLSVASTDHPLQALAEDYVGRVLDKLDYVGVLAFEFFEVDGGLKANEIAPRVHNSGHWTIEGAECSQFENHVRAIAGLPLGSTAKVGESAMLNFIGEVPPVAEVLNVADCHLHHYGKAFKAGRKVGHATLRSADLPTLKARIAEVEALIAKA
- a CDS encoding D-hexose-6-phosphate mutarotase, coding for MSSDIQTPRVEQVQIDQLSCWRIHTAHGEALIAQQGAQLLSYQPHEQPPLVWLSETAEYRHGQSVRGGAPVCWPWFGVFERNPVDIRTAYTGDKPPAHGLVRAVDWQLDDIADEQGQLAVHFSFDASNGLPGWPHSARLELVMRFGERLRLEMTTHNLGDKPLPLTQALHTYFAVSDCRQASIEGLQGNRYLDAMENWEERQQHGVVRFTGETDRVYLDVDKTLVIHDPLWERGIHVKGDGSRSAVVWNPWIDKAARLSQMPDDAWTGMLCIETARVMDDAMSVAPGRSETMSVEIWSEPLSQ
- a CDS encoding GlsB/YeaQ/YmgE family stress response membrane protein produces the protein MGFIGTIVIGLIVGLIARFIKPGDDSMGWIMTILIGIGGSLLATYGGQALGIYAAGQAAGFIGAVIGAIVLLVIYGLIKKN